A region of Sparus aurata chromosome 8, fSpaAur1.1, whole genome shotgun sequence DNA encodes the following proteins:
- the LOC115586022 gene encoding uncharacterized protein LOC115586022 produces MSAIRNFKNCGSVLVTGASRGLGLQIVDSLASGGFSPGKIIATTRQPSSAQKLQELAEKHPNIHIITLDAVNQESIEKSVEEVDRLVAEEGLNCLINNAGIKVESDFHTVTAEKMIENFHTNAVAPLMITKAYLPLLKRAASRGGAGGAGKMGIQRAAVINISSGLGSVELAWGEEAKNIRWYPYRTSKSALNMVSRCMAVDLEPDGILCMAVHPGWVRTDMGGSQAPLSPEESITSMLSVIGRLTEKEHGSFLNLTGEVLPW; encoded by the exons ATGAGTGCTATCAGGAATTTCAAAAACTGCGGCTCCGTGCTGGTAACGGGAGCCAGCCGAGGGCTCGGGCTGCAGATAGTCGACAGCCTGGCCAGTGGAGGTTTCTCACCCGGCAAGATTATAGCCACGACCAGACAGCCGTCAAGCGCGCAG AAACTTCAGGAGCTGGCAGAGAAACATCCCAACATCCACATAATCACTCTGG ATGCAGTGAACCAGGAGAGTATAGAGAAGTCTGTAGAAGAGGTGGACCGGCTGGTAGCAGAAGAGGGTTTAAATTGCCTGATCAACAACGCAGGGATCAAAGTGGAGTCCGACTTTCATACTGTTACCGCAGAGAAGATGATAGAAAACTTCCACACGAATGCTGTGGCTCCTCTGATGATCACCAAG GCCTACCTGCCTCTGCTGAAACGAGCTGCAtccagaggaggagcaggtggtgcaggTAAAATGGGCATCCAGAGGGCAGCAGTCATCAACATTAGCTCTGGGCTGGGCTCTGTGGAGCTGGCTTGGGGGGAAGAGGCTAAAAACATCAGATGGTACCCCTACAGGACGTCCAAG AGTGCCTTAAACATGGTGAGTCGCTGTATGGCTGTAGACCTGGAGCCTGATGGGATTCTCTGTATGGCTGTACACCCTGGATGGGTCCGCACTGACATGGGGGGCTCTCAG GCTCCACTGAGTCCAGAGGAGAGCATTACTTCCATGTTGTCTGTGATTGGTCGACTGACTGAGAAGGAACATGGCTCATTTCTCAACTTGACAGGAGAGGTGTTGCCTTGGTAA